One genomic window of Fusarium fujikuroi IMI 58289 draft genome, chromosome FFUJ_chr01 includes the following:
- a CDS encoding related to acetylxylan esterase precursor — protein MIAFMLIVSLFLALAAANATANAITCAKGAHLVVARGSLEPQGPGAMGVLAEEILKLIPGSDMEALVYPALYNEYVESQTEGVRTMTSVINNYVKNCPDTDLILMGYSQGAHVTMDTMCGASSDGFPGTLSQPAYITDNVVAIIAMGDPSLTEGQPFLVGTSEGSGIFPRNLPIGCDSIASKTVSICDKGDPYCEAGGKDLSVHLSYIKNYGEFTVGHVVKAWKARN, from the exons atgatCGCCTTCATGCTCATCGTGAGCCTCTTCCTTGCTCTGGCTGCGGCCAACGCCACAGCCAACGCTATCACCTGCGCCAAGGGCGCTCATCTCGTCGTTGCCCGCGGCAGCCTCGAGCCTCAGGGCCCTGGTGCGATGGGTGTTCTCGCTGAGGaaatcctcaagctcatccccGGGTCGGACATGGAGGCCCTCGTCTATCCCGCCCTGTATAATGAGTATGTCGAGTCTCAGACTGAGGGTGTTCGTACCATGACCTCGGTCATCAACAATTATGTCAAGAACTGCCCGGACACCgacctcatcctcatggGATACTCTCAG GGAGCGCACGTCACCATGGACACAATGTGCGGTGCCAGCTCGGACGGCTTCCCTGGTACTCTCTCCCAGCCTGCGTACATCACCGACAATG TGGTGGCCATCATTGCCATGGGCGATCCGAGTCTCACCGAAGGCCAGCCCTTCCTTGTCGGAACCAGCGAGGGTAGTGGT ATCTTCCCACGCAACCTCCCCATCGGCTGCGATAGTATCGCCAGCAAGACCGTTTCCATCTGCGACAAAGGCGACCCGTACTGCGAGGCCGGCGGCAAGGATCTCTCCGTTCACTTGAGCTACATCAAGAACTACGGAGAGTTCACTGTCGGCCACGTCGTCAAGGCGTGGAAGGCTCGCAACTAG
- a CDS encoding probable multidrug resistance protein, producing MERFRSLLGGGGMGLGGAAHGTDNTNLIDNSETVYISSLALLKMLRHGRAGVPMEVMGLMLGEFVDDFTVKVMDVFAMPQSGTGVSVEAVDPVFQTKMMDMLRQTGRPESVVGWYHSHPGFGCWLSSVDINTQQSFEQLNPRAVAVVIDPIQSVKGKVVIDAFRLINPQLLMLGQEPRQSTSNLGHLNKPSIQALIHGLNRHYYSIGINYRKTALEENMLMNLHKHVWTEALEMDDFRHEGCKNKDRLQQLVSLADGYEKRVKEETELTKDQLKTRYVGKLDPKKHLEDVGQELIEDNIVSVSRQMIDKEATMPRKEGQAGSKGQVNGEQMDVEEEL from the exons ATGGAGCGCTTCAGGAGTTTACTTGGTGGCGGTGGAATGGGCCTTGGAGGAGCTGCACATGGCACT GACAACACAAATCTGATTGATAACTCCGAAACAGTCTATATCTCCTCCCTTGCCCTCCTCAAAATGCTTCGACACGGTCGCGCAGGTGTGCCCATGGAAGTCATGGGTCTGATGCTTGGCGAGTTTGTGGATGACTTCACTGTCAAGGTTATGGATGTGTTTGCCATGCCTCAGAGCGGTACCGGTGTTAGTGTCGAGGCTGTCGACCCCGTTTTCCAGACCAAGATGATGGACATGCTTAGGCAAACAGGAAG ACCCGAGTCGGTTGTCGGATGGTACCACTCGCATCCTGGATTCGGCTGCTGGCTTTCTTCTGTTGATATCAACACACAGCAGTCGTTCGAGCAGCTGAACCCCCGCGCCGTTGCCGTTGTCATTGATCCTATCCAGTCCGTGAAGGGCAAAGTCGTCATTGACGCTTTCCGACTCATCAACCCCCAGCTCTTGATGCTTGGACAAGAACCTCGACAGAGCACTAGCAACTTGGGTCACCTCAACAAGCCTTCGATTCAGGCTCTCATCCACGGCTTGAACCGACACTACTACTCGATTGGAATCAACTACCGCAAGACCGCCCTCGAAGAGAACATGCTTATGAACCTGCACAAGCACGTTTGGACCGAAGCTCTGGAGATGGACGACTTCCGACACGAGGGTtgcaagaacaaggacagaCTGCAACAGCTGGTCTCATTGGCGGATGGTTATGAGAAGCGCGTAAAGGAGGAGACTGAGCTGACTAAGGATCAGCTCAAGACTCGCTACGTTGGCAAGTTGGATCCCAAGAAGCAtctcgaggatgttggcCAGGAGCTCATTGAGGACAACATTGTATCTGTGTCGAGACAAATGATCGACAAGGAGGCCACCATGCCCAGGAAGGAGGGCCAAGCAGGGTCCAAGGGGCAAGTGAATGGTGAACAAATGGACGTGGAAGAGGAGTTATAA
- a CDS encoding related to RPC34-DNA-directed RNA polymerase III, 34 KD subunit, with translation MPTPAPAEGDAATAKLGVWKQALYDRCRESGTDMFSQDDLLRLDVIPNRDLMLLARVVQSLTDDKLFITMREASGQVLWKWRDSEEAHKYKQCSTDEQVMVYSLIDDSGGDGIWSQTLQKRLNMHDSVLKNALKQLQTKGLIAPFKNVEHPNKKMFIKASIRPSDRATGGPWYTDQNFDEAFIEDLQRVVYDFIKRQSSYHSTHGGGAARTQVPKKGVVKGGVERGKKRDASHIDEPPAKATKISPTAAVKKDALLPLPAGYTGYPTVRDIARLLSSSGITHNTILSEHDVQKLVDVLVWDNLIESVKVAGKVGYRVSRIAKQSLESWAGRDDPTGREGGPEPIISAFTEAPCGRCPVFEICEDGGPVGPNNCEYFKRWLGVE, from the exons ATGCCCACCCCCGCGCCCGCCGAGGGCGACGCCGCGACGGCCAAGCTCGGCGTCTGGAAGCAGGCCCTCTACGATCGATGTCGCGAGTCTGGAACCGACATGTTCTCCCAGGACGATCTGTTGCGCCTCGATGTCATTCCAAACCGAGACCTCATGCTGCTCGCCCGTGTCGTTCAATCCCTCACAGACGACAAGCTTTTCATCACCATGCGCGAGGCCTCGGGCCAAGTGCTATGGAAATGGCGCGACTCTGAAGAAGCCCACAA GTATAAGCAGTGCTCGACCGACGAACAGGTCATGGTTTACTCTCTCATCGACGACTCGGGCGGCGACGGTATCTGGTCGCAGACGCTGCAGAAGCGACTGAACATGCACGACTCGGTCCTCAAGAACGCACTCAAGCAACTCCAGACAAAGGGTCTGATTGCGCCCTTCAAGAATGTCGAGCACCCGAACAAAAAAATGTTCATCAAGGCCTCTATACGACCCAGCGATAGAGCTACCGGCGGCCCGTGGTACACCGATCAGAACTTTGATGAGGCCTTTATTGAAGACCTACAGCGAGTTGTATATGACTTTATCAAGCGTCAGAGCAGCTATCACAGCACACACGGGGGAGGTGCTGCGCGGACGCAAGTTCCTAAGAAAGGTGTCGTGAAAGGTGGCGTGGAAAGGGGCAAGAAGCGAGATGCTAGTCACATAGATGAGCCCCCAGCAAAAGCCACCAAGATTTCTCCCACGGCGGCCGTGAAAAAGGACGCCCTACTTCCTCTTCCTGCTGGATACACCGGCTATCCGACCGTACGCGACATCGCTCGtctcctctcctcaagcGGCATCACCCATAACACCATCCTTTCCGAGCACGACGTACAGAAGCTTGTCGACGTACTTGTCTGGGACAACCTCATCGAGTCGGTCAAAGTTGCTGGGAAGGTTGGCTACCGCGTATCTCGCATTGCCAAGCAGTCTTTAGAAAGCTGGGCTGGTCGGGATGATCCTACAGGTCGTGAAGGCGGCCCCGAGCCTATTATCAGTGCCTTCACCGAAGCTCCCTGCGGCCGTTGTCCCGTGTTCGAGATCTGCGAAGACGGTGGCCCTGTAGGTCCCAATAACTGTGAATATTTCAAAAGGTGGCTGGGCGTTGAATAG
- a CDS encoding probable peptidylprolyl isomerase precursor, mitochondrial (cyclophilin B), with protein sequence MRPSLFKPLLPRHNCFSAARTSSSLPQLSNTIRSVRFFSASSAVMGNKVFFDIEWEGPVLQNGHPTRDIQNQRGRINFTLYDKDVPKTAENFRALCTGEKGFGYKGSSFHRIIPEFMLQGGDFTRGNGTGGKSIYGEKFADENFKLTHDRPGLLSMANAGPNTNGSQFFITTVVTSWLNGRHVVFGEVADEESMKVVKALEATGSGSGAVKYQKRATIVDCGEL encoded by the exons ATGAGACCCTCCCTCTTCAAGCCCCTCCTACCCCGCCATAACTGCTTCTCTGCAGCgagaacttcttcttctcttcctcaactCTCCAACACAATCAGATCCGTTAgattcttctcagcttcatccGCAGTCATGGGTAACAAGGT TTTCTTCGATATTGAGTGGGAGGGCCCCGTCCTCCAAAACGGCCATCCTACCCGTGACATTCAGA ACCAGCGTGGTCGCATCAACTTCACCCTCTACGACAAGGACGTTCCCAAGACCGCTGAGAACTTCCGTGCTCTCTGCACTGGCGAGAAGGGCTTCGGCTACAAGGGCTCTTCTTTCCACCGAATCATCCCCGAGTTCATGCTCCAGGGTGGTGACTTCACCCGTGGTAAT GGCACTGGTGGAAAATCCATCTATGGTGAGAAGTTCGCCGATGAGAACTTCAAGCTCACCCACGACCGCCCCGGTCTGCTGTCCATGGCCAACGCCGGACCCAACAC CAACGGCTCTCAGTTCTTCATCACCACTGTTGTCACCTCTTGGCTCAACGGCCGCCACGTCGTTTTCGGCGAGGTCGCTGACGAGGAGTCCATGAAGGTtgtcaaggctcttgaggctACCGGCTCCGGCAGTGGTGCTGTCAAGTACCAGAAGCGTGCCACCATTGTCGACTGTGGTGAGCTGTAA
- a CDS encoding probable histone deacetylase RpdA — MGDDIRVELGSVALNGSSPKKVAYFYDSDIGNYAYVTGHPMKPHRIRLAHSLIMQYNLYQKMEIYRAKPATRGEMTQFHTDDYIDFLQKVTPDNMDSFMREQGKYNVGDDCPVFDGLFEFCGISAGGSMEGAARLNRQKCDIAINWAGGLHHAKKCEASGFCYVNDIVLGILELLRFKKRVLYIDIDVHHGDGVEEAFYTTDRVMTVSFHKYGEYFPGTGELRDTGIGQGKNYAVNFPLRDGITDVSYRSIFQPVIENVMKYYQPEAVVLQCGGDSLSGDRLGCFNLSMDGHANCVNYVKSFNLPTLVLGGGGYTMRNVARTWAFETGVLVGKEMDRTLPYNEYYEYYAPDFELNVRSSNMENSNSREYLEKITSSVIDNLRQTGPAPSVQLQDVPRKPFGGMTDEEEAELDDLDEDENKDVRMTEHRWDKHVEHDNEFEASDDDEMARAHGATRQNGNKRTFTDYRKGEMEIDNADAPPAKVTNGASADEPAEEQAGEDAHDVNDDTIDDISASAPVEKEVPPKESEKPDETAKESEASKVDGDGDVGMEDSAAPETTIKKEEVEPEAPAEPSAPTEKASKDEPVAQEAADTATKEPTTEPKGTEEASDKPAVAPEKARSEQPDDAMDVDTEKDKPEPAVEKSKSPVN; from the exons ATGGGCGACGATATACGTGTCGAGCTCGGCTCGGTTGCGCTCAATGGCTCATCCCCCAAGAAGGTCGCTTACTTTTACGATTCCGACATTGGTAACTATGCCTATGTTACTGGTCATCCCATGAAGCCTCATCGCATTCGGCTGGCGCATAGCTTGATTATGCAGTACAACCTCTaccagaagatggagatataC CGCGCAAAACCTGCGACCCGAGGCGAGATGACCCAATTCCATACCGACGACTACATCGATTTCCTACAAAAGGTCACACCAGACAACATGGACAGCTTTATGAGAGAGCAAGGAAAATACAACGTCGGTGATGATTGCCCCGTGTTCGATGGTCTATTTGAGTTCTGTGGTATCAGTGCGGGTGGCAGCATGGAGGGTGCCGCGCGACTGAATCGCCAAAAGTGCGACATCGCCATCAACTGGGCTGGTGGTCTTCACCACGCCAAGAAGTGCGAGGCCAGTGGTTTCTGCTACGTCAACG ACATTGTCCTCGGTATTCTCGAACTCCTCCGATTCAAAAAGCGGGTCCTCTACATCGATATTGATGTGCAtcatggcgatggtgttgaggaggctTTCTACACCACCGACCGTGTCATGACCGTTTCTTTCCACAAGTACGGAGAGTACTTCCCCGGCACTGGTGAACTTCGGGACACCGGTATTGGACAAGGAAAAAACTATGCTGTCAACTTTCCTCTTCGAGATGGTATCACCGATGTGTCCTACAGGTCAATCTTCCAGCCTGTCATCGAGAATGTCATGAAGTACTACCAGCCCGAGGCTGTTGTTCTTCAATGCGGTGGTGACAGTCTGTCTGGCGATCGACTTGGTTGCTTCAATCTGAGCATGGACGGCCACGCCAACTGTGTCAACTATGTCAAGAGCTTTAATCTCCCGACTCTTGTTCTCGGCGGAGGTGGCTACACAATGCGCAACGTCGCTCGAACTTGGGCCTTTGAGACCGGTGTTCTTGTGGGCAAGGAGATGGACCGAACCCTGCCCTACAATGAATACTACGAA TACTATGCTCCCGATTTTGAGCTGAATGTGCGATCCTCTAACATGGAGAACTCCAACAGTCGAGAGTACCTTGAGAAGATTACTTCTTCAGTCATCGACAACCTTCGACAAACAGGACCTGCTCCTTCAGTACAGTTGCAAGACGTCCCCCGAAAGCCCTTCGGCGGCAtgactgatgaggaggaggccgAGTTGGACGACctagatgaggatgagaacaaggatgTTCGCATGACCGAACATCGTTGGGACAAGCATGTTGAACACGACAACGAGTTCGAAGCcagtgacgacgatgagatggCTAGGGCGCATGGTGCCACGCGCCAGAATGGCAACAAGCGCACCTTTACCGACTATCGCAAGGGGGAAATGGAAATCGATAATGCCGATGCTCCTCCTGCCAAGGTAACCAACGGTGCTTCCGCTGACGAACCTGCTGAGGAACAAGCTGGCGAGGATGCTCACGATGTGAATGACGATACTATCGACGACATCTCAGCTTCGGCCCCAGTCGAGAAGGAAGTCCCACCCAAGGAGAGCGAGAAGCCTGACGAGACCGCCAAGGAATCTGAAGCTAGTAAAGTGGATGGAGACGGTGATGTTGGCATGGAGGACTCAGCGGCTCCAGAGACAAcaatcaagaaggaagaggtcgaGCCTGAGGCACCTGCGGAGCCTTCAGCGCCTACTGAGAAGGCTTCAAAGGACGAGCCTGTTGCCCAAGAGGCCGCCGATACCGCTACGAAGGAGCCCACCACAGAACCTAAAGGTACTGAAGAGGCCTCAGATAAGCCTGCAGTAGCACCTGAGAAGGCTCGGAGCGAACAACCCGACGATGCTATGGACGTCGATACGGAGAAGGATAAGCCAGAGCCAGCTGtcgagaagagcaagagCCCTGTAAACTAG
- a CDS encoding related to acetylxylan esterase precursor, with protein MLFILRYLILFANFVACQEYGQPGNASCVSGAHIIVARGSLEPRGPGIIGAVAQQVQQRIPHSDVVSLEYPAIYNPYQPSQMEGVAALAVVLAQYVTVCPKTKIILLGFSQGAHVIADVMCGASSIGFLPTKPSPFAITNNIAAVVLMGDPSTTKGQPFHVGSSVGNGIFPRQKPEGCKCVSDKTVSFCDTGDPFCEAGGHDLRTHMNYVTAYGHAAADYAVSMFHRA; from the exons ATGCTCTTCATACTCAGATACCTCATTCTGTTTGCAAACTTTGTTGCTTGTCAAGAATATGGTCAGCCTGGAAACGCCAGCTGTGTCTCCGGAGCTCACATCATTGTGGCCAGAGGCAGTTTGGAACCTCGGGGACCAGGCATCATCGGAGCAGTTGCTCAGCAAGTCCAGCAAAGAATCCCCCACTCCGATGTCGTGTCTCTGGAATATCCTGCCATCTATAATCCCTATCAACCTTCACAGATGGAAGGTGTGGCGGCCCTCGCTGTTGTGCTGGCGCAGTATGTCACGGTCTGTCCCAAGACGAAGATTATTCTACTTGGGTTCTCGCAG GGCGCCCATGTCATTGCCGATGTCATGTGTGGTGCGAGTTCCATCGGATTCCTCCCTACCAAGCCCTCGCCTTTCGCCATTACAAACAACA TTGCAGCTGTGGTTCTCATGGGGGATCCGAGCACTACCAAAGGCCAGCCCTTCCATGTTGGAAGTAGTGTTGGCAACGGT ATATTCCCCCGTCAGAAACCCGAAGGATGCAAATGTGTTTCGGACAAAACAGTCTCTTTCTGTGACACCGGTGATCCTTTCTGCGAAGCTGGGGGTCATGATCTGAGAACTCATATGAACTACGTGACTGCATATGGACATGCTGCCGCGGACTATGCTGTTAGCATGTTCCATAGAGCCTAG